GAGAGGCTGGGACTAGATAGAGAAGATAGAGGAGAGGCTGGGTCTAGATAGAGATGATAGAGGAGAGGCTGGGTCTAGATAGAGAAAATAGAGGAGAGGCTGGGACTAGATAGAGAAGATAGAGGAGAGGCTGGGTCTAGATAGAGAAGATAGAGGAGAGGCTGGGACTAGATAGAGAAGATAGAGGAGAGGCTGGGTCTAGATAGAGATGATAGAGGAGAGGCTGGGTCTAGATAGAGAAGATAGAGGAGAGGCTGGGACTAGATAGTATCTTCAGTTACCTGAacatacagtgcgttcggaaagtattcagaccccttccctttttccacattttgttacgttacagactcatttttaaaatggattaaagaaataaaaatcctcatcaatctacacacaatatcccataatgacaaagcgaacacAGGCTTTTAGACTTGTTTGCTCATTTAATTTACaaaataaaaacctgaaataccttagttacataagtattcagaccctttgctataagactcgaaattgagcttaggtgcatcctgtttccactgatcatccttgagatgtttctacaacttgattggagtccacctgtggtaaattcaattgattggacatgatttggaaagccacacacctgtctatataatgtcccacagttgacagtgcatgtcagagcaaaaaccaagccatgaggtcgaaggaatggtccgtagagctccgagacaggattgtgtcgaggcacagatctggggaagggtacttggtcagggaggtgaccaagaacccaatggtcactctgacagagctctagagttcctctgtggagatgggagaaccttccagaaggacaaccatttctgcagcattccaccaatcaggcctttatggtagagtggccagacggaagccactcctcagtaaaaggcacatgacagcccacttggagtttgccaaaaggcacctaaagactctcagacctttagtctgatgaaaccaagatggggtattgcgtgtagattgatgagggaaaaaacaatttaatcaattttggaaaaaggctgtaacataacaaaatgtggaaaaagtcaaggggtctgaattctttctgaatgcactatgtataggtccattataatttcgacatactttatatctggttttagacATGTTTTTCTAACCCAAAATAATCAACCCATAAACcccccagaaaaaaaaaaaaatgtatttatttttttacctccACATCTGAAAGGACGGGATGGTTGTGAGCAAAATGGTGGAGCCACCAGCAGAGCAGGCCCCATgccggtcggtaattcgacctgcttactacaagtttaggaagctggccgctagactaacttaccaatcaaattagtttttgctgacatggactaattgagtgactgctgatgcacaaccaaatgtagaaattgcaccttgtgtattctaataTTGtgacagtaagttgagaccccgactgaggtcctacatttttatatatatatatatatatatatatatatatatatatatatatatatatacagtagggagaacaagtatttgatacactgccgattttgcaggttttcctacttacaaagcatgtagaggtctgtaatttttatcataggtacaattcaactgtgagagacggaatctaaaacaaaaatccagaaaatcacattgtatgatttttaagtaattaatttgcattttattgcatgacataagtatttgatcacctaccaaccagtaagaattcggctctcacagacctgttagtttttctttaagaagccctcctgttctccactcattacctgtattaactgcacctgtttgaactcgttacctgtataaaagacacctgtccacacactcaatcaaacagactccaacctcccccacaatggccaagaccagagagctgtgtaaggacatcagggataaaattgtagacctgcacaaggctgggatgggctacaggacaataggcaagcagcttggtgagaaggcaacaactgttggcgcaattattagaaaatggaagaagttcaagatgacggtcaatcaccctcggtctggggctccatgcaagatctcacctcgtggggcatcaatgatcatgaggaaggtgagggatcagcccagaactacacggcaggacctggtcaataacgtgaagagagctgggaccacagtctcaaagaaaaccattagtaacacactacgccgtcatggattaaaatcctgcagcgcacgcaaggtccccctgctcaagccagcgcatgtccaggcccgtctgaagtttgccaatgaccatctggatgatccagaggaggaatgggagaaggtcatgtggtctgatgagacaaaaatatagctttttggtctaaactccactcgccatgtttggaggaagaagaaggatgagtacaaccccaagaacaccatctcaaccgtgaagcatggaggtggaaacatcattctttggggatgcttttctgcaaaggggacaggacgactgcaccgtatcgaggggaggatggatggggccatgtatcacgagatcttggccaacaacctccttccctcagtaagagcattgaagatgggtcgtggctgggtcttccagcatgacaacgacccgaaacacacagccagggcaactaaggagtggctccgtaagaagcatctcaaggtcctggagtggcctagccagtctccagacctgaacccaatagaaaatctttggagggagctgaaagtccgtattgccctgcgacagccccgaaacctgaaggatctggagaagatctgtatggaggagtgggccaaaatccctgctgcagtgtgtgcaaacctggtcaagacctacaggaaacgtatgatctctgtaattgcaaacaaaggtttctgtaccaaatattaagttctgcttttctgatgtatcaaatacttatttcatgcaataaaatgaaaattaatttcttaaaaatcatacaatgtgattttctggatttttgttttagattccgtctctcacagttgaagtgtacatatgataaaagtaggaaaacctgcaaaatcggcagtgtatcaaatacttgttctccccactgtatatataccctCTGGACAGTGTGTAATgttgtctcctccttctctctaggtactactctgtcctctaccctcTGGAGAGGAAGATCTCCGACGCCAGATCACGTGACCTGGTTATCTACATCTGGATCCACGCCACCATCGCCAGTGTGCCCGTGTTCGCCGTCACCAACGTTACCGACGTGTACGCCACCTCGTCATGTTCCGACTCCCGCGCCCGCTCCTTGGGTCACATGGTCTACGTGTTGACCTACAACGTAACCAcggtgattacatttacattgtgaTAATTTAGCAGTCAGTTTTATCCAGTCAGTGCATTTCAATCATTGCAAGTAAAAACCTTCTTTAAAAAATGAGCTTTCAGCAAAGCCAGTGTTAGTAACAAAATACAAGTTTGAGTGCTATCTCGAACGTTTAAGGATTCTTtggctgtcccaataggagaaccctttgaataacccttttgggttccatgtagaatcgtttctacagagggttctacgtggaacccaaaagggttatacctggaaccaaaaagggttctacatggaaccaaaaagggttctcctatggggacatccgaagaacccttttagaaccccttttttctaagagtgtagtgcagGAAAGACAACAGTACAACAGTTGTTGtgtttttaatgtattttatttttaggtGATCCTCCCCCTGGCAGTCGTCTTCCTGTTCATGGTTCTGATTCGCCGAGCCCTTAGCGCCAGCCAGAAGAAGAAGGTGATTATTGCGGCTTTGAGAACCCCTCAGAACTCCATCTCTATTCCGTATGTGTCGCAGCGCGAGGCTGAGCTACACGCTACATTACTGGCTGTAGTTCTAGCCTTCTCGGCCTGTAGCGCCCCCTATGGGGCATTGGTGGTATACCGCACTCTTCTCGGGGACGGCGAGGACTTGCCTTCTTCTCTCTACCTCACAGCTATCTGGCTgccaaaggtgtctctcctcacCAACCCTCTGCTGTTTTTGACGGTGAACCGTACGGCCAGGCGCTGCCTGTTGGATGTTGTAGCCCGGGTTCACAGACGCTACAGCCGGCGTAACGTAGTCAGCACTGGGgccctggggctggggctggggctggggggcgagggagggctggaggggtCGGCTCGGGCCGGGAGCCAGCTCCTGGAGATGTTTAATATCGGACAGCAGCAGATCTTTAGGCCGACcaatgaagaggaggaggaggaggtggagaatgAGATACCTTCGTTAGGGTCAGGGGGTGGTGGAGGCTGTTCGCAGCCCAAAGAGAACCACCTTGGAGGGGGTAGACTAGGGGGATGTGAAGGGGAGATGGTTCTACAGAAGGAGACCCAACCAACCAGAGAGAGTGTCCTAGTGACTAaagaacctcctcctctcatatTGGCCAAGGTCTCCCCTGCCCCTGTCCACGCCTGTGCTTACACCTCCTCGTCACAGGTGGCGCCAGCGACCCCCACGGAGCCCGAGGACGCCACCCAGTTTGGGTTCGGTCCGTTCGAGCTTCCACCCCAGTGGCTGCCGGAGACCAGGAACAGTAAAAAGCGGCTCCTCCCACCGCTGGGGAACACCCCCGAGGAACTGATCCAGACCAAACATCCACGCCCACGGCCAGAACGACGAATCAGCAGGAACAACAAGGTCAGCACCTTCCCCACCGTTGACCCCTGAACTATGAACCCTGACCGTTGACCTTTGAACCGATGATCCCTGATGACAGCTATGGCTGGAGGTCAGCCAGAGTAGTATTCCACTGACAGAGCGTAATGAGAACAGCAATGCACTTTTTCCCTTTTCTATCAAGTTTTTGATACATTTTATGTCAAATGACTGGATACAAATTCAATGGAGGAAACCTGACCAACCACCTGACCAACAACCTGACCAAAGACCCCCCTGTAAGAGAAAACAGGGACGTACAACTCCAGAGCTTGATAAGTCTGTCTCGTTGTTGATTCTCCCTGTCGTGTAATGGATACATTGTCTGTCAATGACTGGCGAGATTCTAGAAAGTCCACACATCGACACCTAACAGCCCCAAGTCTGATGTCTAAAGCCACGTTTTTCTGGAGACATTGGTCGACCCCGATTTTGACCCCAATGTCCTGGTTTGGAtgttctctcttttcttcttGTTCTATCGTTCCTGTAAATATTTTCAATTGATTTGTAATAGTACTGTTAACAGAACAGGTAAAACCTTTTCAATTGATTTGTAATAGTACTGTTAACAGAACAGGTAAAACCATTTCAATTGATGTGTACTGGTACTGCTAACGGAACAGGTAAAACATTTTCAATTGATTTGTAATAGTACTGTTAACAGAACAATTAAAACATTTTCAATTGATTTGTAATAGTACTGTTAACAGAACAGGTAAAACCATTTCAATTGATGTGTACTGGTACTGCTAACAGAACAGGTAAAACATTTTCAATTGATTTGTAATAGTACTGTTAACAGAACAGGTAAAACCTTTTCAATTGATGTGTACTGGTACTGCTAACAGAAAAGGTAAAACCTTTTCAATTGATGTGTACTGGTACTGCTAACAGAACAGGTAAAACATTTTCAATTGATTTGTAATAGTACTGTTAACAGAACAGGTAAAACCTTTTCAATTGATGTGTACTGGTACTGCTAACAGAACAGGTACAACATTTTCAATTGATTTGTAATAGTACTGTTAACAGAACAGGTAAAACCTTTTCAATTGATTTGTAATAGTACTGCTAACAGAACAGGTAAAACCTTTTCAATTGATGTGTGCTGGTACTGCTAACAGAGCAGTGGGGTTAAAACCTTTTCAACATCTCTGTTTTATTCA
This window of the Coregonus clupeaformis isolate EN_2021a chromosome 33, ASM2061545v1, whole genome shotgun sequence genome carries:
- the LOC121548535 gene encoding probable G-protein coupled receptor 176 is translated as MDGSWVPTARDGTANFTPANLLVDPHNGSGLTPTPWDNGLSNEVTRLDGQQRYIAEQAYRDFATTIQVLILIGSLLGNATVLWCTCCTSVFKSVTSCFIKNLACSGICAGLVCVPFDVALGASPRCCWWLHTLLLCKALKFLHKLFCSVTVLSFAAIALDRYYSVLYPLERKISDARSRDLVIYIWIHATIASVPVFAVTNVTDVYATSSCSDSRARSLGHMVYVLTYNVTTVILPLAVVFLFMVLIRRALSASQKKKVIIAALRTPQNSISIPYVSQREAELHATLLAVVLAFSACSAPYGALVVYRTLLGDGEDLPSSLYLTAIWLPKVSLLTNPLLFLTVNRTARRCLLDVVARVHRRYSRRNVVSTGALGLGLGLGGEGGLEGSARAGSQLLEMFNIGQQQIFRPTNEEEEEEVENEIPSLGSGGGGGCSQPKENHLGGGRLGGCEGEMVLQKETQPTRESVLVTKEPPPLILAKVSPAPVHACAYTSSSQVAPATPTEPEDATQFGFGPFELPPQWLPETRNSKKRLLPPLGNTPEELIQTKHPRPRPERRISRNNKVSTFPTVDP